A section of the Rhodobacter sp. genome encodes:
- a CDS encoding DMT family transporter, with translation MCGAIVSFILMAVAGRAVQVDLSTFELMFWRSLIGLGIVSALIWVRHRNFALIRTAHPGLHLTRNVFHFTGQNLWFYGLTMIPLSQLVALEFTMPIWVLLLAPMLLGESLDRTKILVACIGFAGVLIVAQPGSNALNLGHLAGILAAIGFAMNLIYTRKIMQFNTVLCVLFWMTFSQGAMALVLGLATGFHWPPTALWPWLAVVAVTGLTAHFSLTTALGLAPAMLVAPMEFARLPLIALVGVWLYAEPLDPMVFLGAALIFSANIWNLRASAAGGRRKR, from the coding sequence ATGTGTGGGGCGATCGTCTCGTTCATCCTGATGGCGGTCGCGGGGCGCGCGGTTCAGGTCGATCTCAGCACGTTCGAGCTGATGTTCTGGCGGTCGCTGATCGGGCTGGGCATCGTGTCGGCGCTGATCTGGGTCCGGCACCGGAACTTTGCCCTGATCCGCACCGCCCACCCGGGCCTGCACCTGACGCGCAACGTCTTTCACTTCACCGGCCAGAACCTGTGGTTCTACGGGCTGACGATGATCCCGCTGTCGCAACTGGTGGCGCTGGAATTCACGATGCCGATCTGGGTTCTGCTGCTGGCCCCCATGCTGCTGGGCGAATCCCTGGACCGCACCAAGATCCTGGTCGCGTGCATCGGCTTCGCCGGCGTGCTGATCGTGGCGCAACCGGGGTCGAACGCGCTGAACCTCGGGCATCTGGCGGGGATCCTGGCAGCGATCGGCTTTGCGATGAACCTGATCTACACGCGCAAGATCATGCAGTTCAACACGGTGCTGTGCGTGCTGTTCTGGATGACCTTCAGCCAGGGGGCGATGGCGTTGGTGCTGGGACTGGCGACCGGCTTTCACTGGCCCCCCACGGCGCTGTGGCCCTGGCTGGCGGTGGTCGCGGTCACCGGGCTGACCGCGCATTTCTCGTTGACCACGGCGCTGGGGCTGGCACCCGCGATGCTTGTCGCGCCGATGGAATTCGCGCGCCTGCCGTTGATTGCCCTGGTCGGAGTCTGGCTCTATGCCGAGCCGCTGGATCCGATGGTGTTCCTGGGCGCCGCGCTCATTTTTTCAGCGAATATCTGGAACCTGCGCGCATCTGCGGCAGGGGGTCGCAGAAAGCGTTGA
- a CDS encoding TRAP transporter substrate-binding protein → MDRRSFLRASTVGGAAAAATSLAAPAIAQGRTTCVIVSTWPRGFPGLGTGAERVAARITELTDGAVTTEYYAAGERVGAFDAFDAVSAGDAQAYHGADYYWKGKHPAWSYVTAVPFGLVAAEQNAFFKYLGGRELWDELGDEFGIKGFHAGNTGVQMGGWFNKEMNSPEDFRGLRMRIPGIGGDMMANMGVSVVSLPGGQIYENLVSGAIDATEWVGPWNDYFLNLYQAARYYYWPGVHEPGAALSMGFNKSWLTSLPSWQQAAIEAACGEENDRMLAEFNANNGTYLARLVNEHGVQLREFNDDIYDAFGVASDQTFEAIRAHSDLANRMHEAFLAARENAGGWMNISDVPYLRQRNRVLGID, encoded by the coding sequence ATGGATCGTCGTTCTTTCCTGCGCGCCTCGACGGTTGGCGGCGCGGCGGCTGCGGCCACGTCGCTGGCGGCGCCGGCCATCGCGCAAGGGCGCACCACCTGCGTGATCGTCTCGACCTGGCCGCGCGGCTTTCCCGGTCTGGGCACCGGGGCCGAGCGTGTCGCGGCGCGGATCACCGAACTGACCGATGGCGCGGTGACCACCGAATACTACGCCGCCGGCGAGCGGGTCGGCGCCTTCGACGCGTTTGACGCGGTCTCGGCGGGCGATGCGCAGGCCTATCACGGCGCCGACTATTACTGGAAGGGCAAGCACCCGGCCTGGTCCTATGTGACCGCCGTGCCCTTTGGCCTGGTGGCGGCCGAACAGAACGCCTTTTTCAAGTATCTGGGCGGGCGCGAGCTGTGGGACGAGCTGGGCGACGAGTTCGGCATCAAGGGCTTCCACGCGGGCAACACCGGCGTGCAGATGGGCGGCTGGTTCAACAAGGAAATGAACTCGCCGGAAGATTTCCGCGGTCTCAGGATGCGTATCCCGGGCATCGGCGGCGACATGATGGCCAATATGGGTGTCTCGGTCGTGTCGCTTCCGGGCGGCCAGATCTATGAGAACCTGGTGTCGGGCGCGATCGACGCGACCGAATGGGTCGGCCCCTGGAACGACTATTTCCTGAACCTCTATCAGGCGGCGCGCTACTACTACTGGCCGGGTGTGCACGAGCCGGGCGCGGCGCTGTCGATGGGCTTCAACAAGTCGTGGCTGACCAGCCTGCCGAGCTGGCAGCAAGCCGCGATCGAGGCCGCCTGCGGCGAGGAAAACGACCGGATGCTGGCCGAATTCAACGCCAACAACGGCACCTATCTGGCTCGTCTGGTGAACGAGCACGGCGTGCAGCTGCGCGAGTTCAACGACGACATCTATGACGCCTTTGGCGTCGCGTCGGACCAGACCTTTGAAGCGATCCGCGCGCATTCGGATCTGGCGAACCGGATGCACGAGGCCTTCCTGGCCGCGCGCGAAAACGCCGGTGGCTGGATGAACATTTCGGACGTGCCCTATCTGCGCCAGCGCAACCGCGTTCTGGGCATCGATTGA
- a CDS encoding TRAP transporter small permease subunit — MTANEPSQGVDPTMTTATATIGPARDATAFVLRLFAWGIVFVTFAFLVENYLIHWLGLPGARGVFTGAGGYLAAGVYGLAGVLALAAARNPSPDGLRGDSARITAVAGYIARAAFWIVLLVGIADSVISFLRVEDLLNGLVGPDLATSLGLAQWRGPYVHMPLAALALVIAFFTRGVSFVWLSLLVVVVQLIVVIGRFVFSYEQAFIADLVRMWYAALFLFSSAYTLVEEGHVRVDVFYASMGTRTKALVNGIGAVVLGMSLMWVILVLGTATRASPIIGPFISYEQGQQTYGLATKYWMAAYLAIYAVLMMVQFAAMVLKSGADWREEPEPTTLSATPATAKAD, encoded by the coding sequence ATGACCGCAAACGAACCCTCACAAGGGGTGGACCCGACCATGACCACCGCGACCGCGACGATCGGTCCCGCGCGCGACGCCACGGCCTTTGTGCTGCGTCTTTTCGCCTGGGGCATCGTGTTCGTCACCTTTGCCTTTCTCGTCGAGAATTATCTGATCCACTGGCTGGGCCTGCCGGGGGCGCGCGGCGTGTTCACGGGCGCGGGCGGCTACCTGGCGGCCGGGGTCTACGGGCTGGCCGGCGTGCTGGCGCTGGCGGCGGCGCGCAACCCGTCGCCGGACGGGCTGCGCGGTGACAGCGCCCGCATCACCGCGGTCGCGGGCTATATCGCGCGCGCGGCCTTCTGGATCGTGCTGCTGGTCGGAATCGCGGATTCCGTGATCTCGTTCCTGAGGGTCGAGGATCTTCTGAACGGGTTGGTCGGCCCCGATCTGGCGACCAGCCTGGGCCTGGCGCAATGGCGCGGGCCCTATGTGCACATGCCGCTGGCGGCGCTGGCGCTGGTCATCGCGTTCTTCACCCGGGGCGTCAGCTTTGTCTGGCTGTCGCTGCTGGTGGTGGTGGTGCAGCTGATCGTCGTTATCGGGCGCTTCGTGTTTTCCTATGAACAGGCCTTCATCGCCGATCTGGTGCGGATGTGGTATGCGGCGCTGTTCCTCTTTTCCTCGGCCTATACGCTGGTCGAGGAAGGGCATGTGCGGGTGGACGTGTTCTATGCCTCGATGGGGACGCGGACAAAGGCACTGGTCAACGGCATCGGCGCGGTGGTGCTGGGCATGTCGCTGATGTGGGTCATCCTGGTGCTGGGCACCGCGACCCGCGCCAGCCCGATCATCGGCCCGTTCATCAGCTACGAACAAGGCCAGCAGACCTATGGCCTGGCCACCAAATACTGGATGGCGGCCTATCTGGCGATCTACGCTGTGCTGATGATGGTGCAATTCGCAGCGATGGTGCTGAAGTCCGGCGCCGACTGGCGCGAAGAACCCGAACCCACCACCCTTTCGGCGACCCCTGCGACTGCCAAGGCGGATTGA
- a CDS encoding TRAP transporter large permease subunit has product MELVFLCILVLMMMVALGVGFPVAFALPGAALVTIGLAAASGLAFAGDSTAYFGTGSATEWMTAGVTNFRGVYWEANRDTLIAIPLFVFMGIMLQRSRIAEELLVTMAKLFGRLPGGLGISVVLVGALLAATTGIVGATVVAMGLISLPAMMRSNYSQPLATGVILASGTLGQIIPPSIVLIILADQLGSAVDTAGQLRLAEYQAATGEFAMPSELSVIPASAGDMFMGALIPGLILVGMYIVYILGFALIRPKSAPAVPIEGQMDRAFWAEVFWATVPPLLLIVLVLGSILTGVATVTQAGAVGAAGAAVMAGYKLHDGPRRYWPAIVGLLSLAAIAVLGRSYNLNIRQLDTSGDYAGVALALVAVGFLVWSLVWSTWRTWQYQRTLYAVMVETAKTSAMVFIILMGAAMLIAAFRAFGGDHLVTEYLTSLPGGFWAQFTIVMLVIFVLGFFLDFIEISIVVVPITAPILLMNPEANVTAIWLGVMIGMNIQTSFLTPPFGFALFYLRGVADKTVRTLSMYKGVIPFISMQLIGLAVVGYVPPLANYLPTRIALLSETAPPPRNPRLQACIETILERTVPAQHDAVIALIDRVRQADASALPRGRQRDLERALGGYEDSFARLDALVAAQADVAAATPAYEPLHRIVRQVRQDRTRLADRIAANETLIGRMHGEDEAAERARLEARNAAYQAQLDALDGQLPADWEDRHTAFRALTRAESDARRAFQQASSQSYVAMRDIAAEIAAGDGFAALRPTVESIVARVGQADPEALAEDLSTMESGLGELAGSNDLRSASSTLRRYLTGRRADPDRAAQAAPDLLAQLDADIAWRQAAAQGGLLAALQSLESQTRETLGLREQDRLPRDLALEVAGCLSHHRDVSLQF; this is encoded by the coding sequence ATGGAACTGGTCTTTCTCTGCATCCTCGTGCTGATGATGATGGTGGCGCTGGGCGTCGGCTTTCCGGTCGCCTTTGCGCTGCCGGGCGCGGCGCTGGTGACGATCGGGCTGGCGGCGGCCTCGGGGCTGGCCTTCGCGGGCGACAGCACCGCCTATTTCGGAACGGGCAGCGCCACCGAATGGATGACCGCCGGCGTCACCAACTTTCGCGGCGTCTACTGGGAGGCAAACCGCGACACGCTGATCGCGATTCCGCTGTTCGTGTTCATGGGCATCATGCTGCAACGCTCGCGCATCGCCGAGGAGTTGCTGGTCACGATGGCCAAGCTGTTCGGCCGCCTGCCGGGCGGGCTGGGCATTTCCGTGGTGCTGGTGGGCGCGCTGCTGGCCGCGACCACGGGCATCGTCGGCGCGACGGTGGTGGCGATGGGCCTTATCAGCCTGCCGGCGATGATGCGCAGCAACTATTCGCAGCCGCTGGCGACGGGGGTGATCCTGGCGTCGGGGACGCTGGGGCAGATCATCCCGCCGTCCATCGTGCTGATCATCCTGGCCGACCAGCTGGGGTCGGCGGTGGACACCGCCGGCCAGCTCAGGCTGGCCGAGTATCAGGCCGCGACCGGTGAATTCGCCATGCCGTCCGAGCTGTCGGTGATCCCGGCCTCGGCCGGCGACATGTTCATGGGGGCGCTGATCCCCGGGCTGATCCTGGTGGGGATGTATATCGTCTATATCCTGGGCTTCGCGCTGATCCGGCCGAAATCCGCCCCCGCCGTTCCGATCGAGGGGCAGATGGACCGCGCCTTCTGGGCCGAGGTCTTCTGGGCCACCGTGCCGCCGCTGCTGTTGATCGTTCTGGTGTTGGGGTCGATCCTGACGGGCGTGGCCACGGTGACGCAGGCGGGCGCGGTCGGTGCCGCCGGCGCCGCGGTGATGGCCGGATACAAGCTGCACGACGGGCCGCGCCGCTACTGGCCGGCGATCGTCGGCCTGCTGTCGCTGGCGGCGATCGCGGTGCTGGGGCGCAGCTACAACCTGAACATCCGCCAGCTCGACACCTCGGGCGATTACGCCGGTGTCGCCCTGGCCCTTGTCGCCGTGGGCTTTCTGGTCTGGTCCCTGGTCTGGAGCACCTGGCGCACCTGGCAATACCAGCGCACGCTTTACGCCGTGATGGTGGAAACGGCCAAGACCAGCGCGATGGTGTTCATCATCCTGATGGGCGCGGCGATGCTGATCGCGGCCTTCCGCGCCTTTGGCGGCGACCATCTGGTGACGGAATACCTGACCTCTCTGCCGGGCGGGTTCTGGGCGCAGTTCACCATCGTCATGCTGGTGATCTTCGTGCTGGGGTTCTTCCTGGACTTCATCGAGATCTCGATTGTCGTGGTGCCGATCACCGCGCCGATCCTGCTGATGAACCCCGAGGCGAACGTGACGGCGATCTGGCTGGGGGTGATGATCGGGATGAACATCCAGACCAGCTTTCTGACCCCGCCGTTCGGGTTTGCGTTGTTCTACCTGCGCGGCGTCGCCGACAAGACGGTCCGCACGTTGAGCATGTACAAGGGCGTCATTCCCTTCATCTCCATGCAGCTGATCGGGCTGGCGGTGGTGGGCTATGTCCCGCCGCTGGCGAACTACCTGCCGACGCGCATCGCGCTGTTGTCGGAAACCGCGCCGCCGCCGCGCAACCCGCGCCTTCAGGCCTGCATCGAGACCATCCTCGAACGCACCGTCCCGGCCCAACACGACGCGGTCATCGCGTTGATCGACCGGGTGCGGCAGGCCGATGCCTCGGCCCTGCCGCGCGGCCGGCAGCGCGATCTGGAGCGCGCGCTTGGCGGCTATGAGGACAGCTTCGCGCGCCTGGACGCGCTGGTCGCCGCGCAGGCCGATGTCGCCGCGGCGACCCCGGCCTATGAACCGCTGCACCGGATCGTGCGGCAGGTCCGGCAGGATCGCACGCGGCTGGCGGACCGTATCGCCGCGAACGAGACGCTGATCGGCCGGATGCACGGCGAGGACGAGGCCGCCGAGCGCGCCCGACTCGAGGCACGCAATGCGGCCTATCAGGCGCAGCTTGACGCGCTGGACGGGCAACTTCCCGCCGACTGGGAGGACCGCCACACCGCCTTCCGCGCCCTGACCCGGGCCGAGTCGGACGCGCGCCGGGCCTTCCAGCAGGCGAGTTCGCAAAGCTATGTCGCCATGCGCGACATCGCCGCCGAGATTGCCGCCGGCGACGGGTTCGCCGCGCTCAGGCCGACGGTCGAGAGCATCGTCGCGCGGGTGGGGCAGGCCGATCCCGAGGCCCTGGCCGAGGACTTGAGCACGATGGAATCCGGACTGGGCGAACTGGCGGGTTCGAACGATCTGCGCAGCGCGTCGAGCACCCTCAGGCGCTACCTGACGGGCCGCCGCGCCGATCCCGACCGCGCCGCCCAGGCCGCGCCCGACCTGCTGGCGCAACTGGACGCCGATATCGCCTGGCGCCAGGCCGCCGCGCAGGGCGGTCTGCTGGCCGCGTTGCAGTCCCTCGAGTCGCAGACGCGCGAGACGCTGGGCCTGCGGGAACAGGACCGCCTGCCGCGCGACCTGGCGCTGGAGGTGGCGGGCTGCCTGTCGCATCATCGCGATGTGTCGCTGCAATTCTGA
- a CDS encoding acetyl-CoA carboxylase carboxyltransferase subunit alpha → MNYLEFEKPLAEIEGKATELRAMARNNPEMDVEKEAEALDRKAEQMLTDLYKGLTPWRKCQVARHPDRPHCQDYIDALFTEFTPLAGDRNFADDHAIMGGLARLNDRPVVVIGQEKGSDTKSRIERNFGMARPEGYRKAIRLMELADRFNLPVVTIVDTPGAYPGKGAEERGQAEAIARSTEKCLQVGVPVVSVIVGEGGSGGAVALATADKVLMLEHSVYSVITPEGCASILWKDSEKMREAAEAMRLTAQDLLKLDVIDQIIPEPRGGAQRDREAAIAAVGKALSATLDKVAGKSRDELIAMRRRKFLDMGRKGLAA, encoded by the coding sequence ATGAATTACCTGGAATTCGAGAAACCGCTGGCCGAGATCGAGGGCAAGGCGACCGAGTTGCGCGCGATGGCCCGCAACAACCCCGAGATGGATGTCGAGAAGGAAGCCGAGGCGCTGGACCGCAAGGCCGAGCAGATGCTGACCGATCTCTACAAGGGGCTGACCCCCTGGCGCAAATGCCAGGTGGCGCGGCACCCGGACCGGCCGCATTGCCAGGATTACATCGACGCGCTGTTCACCGAGTTCACGCCGCTGGCCGGGGACCGCAATTTCGCCGACGATCACGCGATCATGGGCGGGTTGGCCCGTCTGAACGACCGTCCGGTGGTGGTGATCGGGCAGGAGAAGGGCTCGGACACGAAATCGCGGATCGAGCGGAACTTCGGCATGGCCCGCCCCGAGGGGTATCGCAAGGCGATCCGTCTGATGGAGCTGGCCGACCGCTTCAACCTGCCGGTGGTGACCATCGTGGACACGCCGGGCGCCTATCCCGGCAAGGGCGCGGAAGAGCGCGGCCAGGCCGAGGCCATCGCGCGTTCGACCGAGAAATGCCTGCAGGTGGGTGTGCCGGTCGTTTCCGTGATCGTGGGCGAGGGGGGCTCGGGCGGGGCGGTGGCGTTGGCGACCGCCGACAAGGTTCTGATGCTGGAGCATTCGGTCTATTCGGTCATCACGCCCGAGGGCTGCGCGTCGATCCTGTGGAAGGATTCGGAAAAGATGCGCGAGGCCGCCGAGGCGATGCGCCTGACGGCGCAGGATCTGCTGAAGCTGGACGTCATCGACCAGATCATCCCCGAACCCCGGGGCGGCGCACAGCGCGACCGCGAGGCCGCCATTGCGGCCGTCGGCAAGGCGCTGAGCGCGACTCTGGACAAGGTCGCGGGCAAAAGCCGCGACGAGCTGATCGCGATGCGCCGGCGCAAGTTCCTGGACATGGGCCGCAAGGGGCTGGCGGCATGA
- a CDS encoding GNAT family N-acetyltransferase, giving the protein MTDLRVRPFQPGDEGALTAILNAIIAAGGTTAYETPFTPERLRATHLDGASVLCCHVVLDRDHPVGFQVLNANPALPEGWGDIASFTRRDPPVRGAGTALFAATRARARALGLSTLNATIRADNRPGLAYYAKMGFVDYALRRAVPLADGTPVDRILRKRAP; this is encoded by the coding sequence ATGACAGACCTGCGCGTCCGGCCCTTTCAGCCGGGCGACGAGGGCGCGTTGACCGCGATCCTGAATGCGATCATCGCGGCCGGCGGGACCACCGCGTATGAAACCCCGTTCACCCCCGAACGGCTGCGCGCGACGCATCTGGACGGCGCGTCGGTGCTGTGCTGTCACGTCGTTCTCGACCGCGATCACCCGGTGGGCTTTCAGGTGCTGAATGCCAACCCGGCCCTGCCCGAGGGTTGGGGCGACATCGCCAGCTTCACGCGGCGCGATCCGCCGGTTCGGGGGGCGGGCACGGCCCTGTTCGCGGCAACCCGGGCCCGGGCAAGGGCGCTGGGGCTGAGCACGCTGAACGCGACCATCCGCGCGGACAATCGGCCGGGGCTGGCCTATTACGCCAAGATGGGCTTCGTCGATTACGCCCTGCGTCGGGCGGTGCCGCTGGCGGACGGGACGCCGGTGGACCGCATTCTGCGAAAACGCGCGCCCTGA
- a CDS encoding TfoX/Sxy family protein, whose product MATQPDTAAYILELLEGTGETRVRAMFGEYALYLDDKVLGFICDDTLFLKDTSGARALIDSPETGPAYPGSKPYLIGAALLDDPEHLRAVARAIWQDLPMPKPKKPRKRR is encoded by the coding sequence ATGGCGACGCAGCCTGACACCGCGGCCTACATCCTGGAACTGCTCGAGGGCACCGGCGAGACGCGCGTGCGCGCGATGTTCGGCGAATACGCGCTGTATCTCGACGACAAGGTGCTGGGGTTCATCTGCGACGACACGCTGTTCCTGAAGGACACATCCGGCGCCCGCGCGCTGATCGATTCGCCGGAAACCGGCCCCGCCTATCCCGGATCGAAACCCTATCTGATCGGCGCGGCGCTGCTGGACGACCCTGAGCATCTGCGCGCCGTCGCTCGGGCGATCTGGCAGGACCTGCCAATGCCCAAACCGAAAAAGCCCCGCAAACGGCGCTGA
- a CDS encoding 1-acyl-sn-glycerol-3-phosphate acyltransferase has protein sequence MRYGLQWLRSLLFTVQIYLAMVVLAVAFLPWALVSRKGAFAAVHAWTGWVRWSARWMIGLNSEVRGPVPTGEVMIAAKHQSFFDIILLCNVLPRPKFIMKKQLVWAPILGWYALRIGCVPVDRGRRGAAIKSMVDKVQSGTQEPGQLIIFPQGTRVAPGAKPPYKVGVAVLYQELGTPVAPVACNVGVFWPRQRIYRKPGLAVIDFLPLIPAGQPMRDFLGQVEKVVEDRSDALMAEAGFLPGGSHGDAA, from the coding sequence ATGCGCTACGGGCTTCAATGGCTGAGATCGCTCTTGTTCACGGTGCAGATCTACCTGGCGATGGTCGTGCTGGCCGTGGCGTTCCTGCCCTGGGCGCTGGTCAGCCGCAAAGGCGCCTTTGCGGCGGTGCACGCCTGGACCGGCTGGGTCCGCTGGAGCGCACGCTGGATGATCGGCCTGAACTCCGAGGTGCGCGGCCCGGTGCCGACGGGCGAGGTGATGATCGCCGCCAAACACCAGAGCTTTTTCGACATCATCTTGTTGTGCAACGTCCTGCCGCGGCCCAAGTTCATCATGAAGAAGCAACTGGTCTGGGCGCCGATCCTGGGCTGGTATGCGCTGCGCATCGGCTGCGTGCCGGTCGATCGCGGCCGGCGTGGCGCGGCGATCAAGTCGATGGTGGACAAGGTGCAGTCCGGCACGCAAGAACCGGGACAGCTGATCATCTTCCCCCAGGGCACGCGCGTCGCCCCCGGGGCCAAGCCGCCCTACAAGGTGGGCGTCGCGGTGCTGTATCAGGAACTGGGCACGCCCGTGGCGCCGGTCGCGTGTAACGTCGGCGTCTTCTGGCCGCGCCAGCGCATCTATCGCAAGCCGGGTCTGGCGGTGATCGACTTCCTGCCCCTCATCCCCGCGGGCCAGCCCATGCGCGACTTCCTCGGTCAGGTCGAAAAGGTGGTCGAGGATCGCTCGGACGCGCTGATGGCCGAGGCCGGCTTCCTGCCCGGAGGCTCGCATGGCGACGCAGCCTGA
- a CDS encoding cell division protein FtsX, which produces MSGARAPFGDPARVVPDKGITAIVTGATAAAMAFLAVFALALSLSSGQLAQRWSDTLSQSATLRLSAPPSQIGAQTAAVLEILRTTPGVTSTRVMDIEEQRALLEPWFGPDLPLESLALPRMIEIIESSQGFDAAGLRLRLASEAPGAVLDDHTRWRRPLVQAADSLRLLAWLSVALIGGMMAAMVTLAASASLEANAQVIRVLRLVGARDAFIARAFTRRFAIRAFVGATVGTLLGIAAFALLPVAGDSGFLTGLGFAGAGWLSPLVIPPLAGGIAWLATRAAARRVLKREG; this is translated from the coding sequence GTGAGCGGCGCCCGCGCCCCCTTTGGCGATCCGGCGCGCGTGGTGCCCGACAAGGGCATCACCGCGATCGTGACCGGTGCGACGGCCGCGGCGATGGCGTTCCTGGCGGTCTTTGCGCTGGCGCTGTCGCTGTCCTCGGGGCAACTGGCGCAACGCTGGTCGGACACGCTGTCGCAAAGCGCCACGCTGCGACTGTCGGCACCGCCATCGCAGATCGGCGCGCAGACCGCCGCGGTGCTGGAGATCCTGCGCACGACGCCCGGCGTCACCTCGACCCGGGTGATGGATATCGAGGAACAGCGCGCCCTGCTCGAACCGTGGTTCGGGCCCGACCTGCCGCTCGAATCCCTGGCGCTGCCCCGCATGATCGAGATCATCGAATCGTCCCAGGGCTTTGACGCAGCCGGACTCAGGCTCAGGCTGGCCTCCGAGGCGCCGGGCGCGGTGCTGGACGACCACACCCGCTGGCGGCGCCCGCTGGTGCAGGCCGCCGACAGCCTGCGGCTGCTCGCCTGGCTGTCGGTCGCGCTGATCGGCGGCATGATGGCGGCGATGGTCACGCTGGCGGCCAGCGCCTCGCTCGAGGCCAACGCGCAGGTGATCCGCGTGCTCAGGCTGGTGGGCGCGCGCGATGCGTTCATCGCCCGCGCCTTTACCCGCCGTTTCGCGATCCGCGCCTTTGTGGGCGCCACCGTCGGCACGCTGCTGGGCATCGCCGCCTTTGCTCTGCTGCCCGTCGCGGGGGACAGCGGGTTCCTGACGGGCCTGGGCTTTGCCGGGGCCGGATGGTTGTCACCGCTGGTCATCCCCCCCCTAGCCGGGGGGATTGCCTGGCTTGCGACCCGCGCCGCGGCGCGGCGGGTGCTGAAAAGGGAAGGCTGA
- a CDS encoding ATP-binding cassette domain-containing protein: MIRLANVSHDYGGRGLLRGIDLHIAPGAFHFLTGPSGAGKSTLLKLCYGELQPRAGTVELFGQSLGGLSRDGLADTRRRIGVIHQDCQFLDHLTLAENVALPFTATGRTVPLNDLRELLGWVGLGAQADALPPTLSGGERQRAALARAVILSPEVVLADEPTGNVDPDMSQRLLGLLIELNRMGTAVLIATHDMTLIRNAKSAVSARVLRIVDGGLHAAGADL, encoded by the coding sequence GTGATCCGACTGGCAAACGTATCGCACGACTACGGCGGGCGCGGGCTGCTGAGGGGGATCGACCTGCACATCGCCCCCGGGGCCTTTCACTTTCTGACGGGCCCCTCGGGCGCCGGCAAAAGCACCTTGCTGAAGCTGTGCTACGGCGAATTGCAGCCGCGCGCGGGCACGGTCGAATTGTTCGGCCAGTCGCTGGGTGGGCTCAGCCGCGACGGGCTGGCCGATACGCGCCGGCGGATCGGCGTGATCCATCAGGATTGCCAGTTCCTGGACCACCTGACACTGGCAGAGAACGTCGCGCTGCCGTTCACGGCGACCGGCCGCACCGTGCCGCTGAACGACCTGCGCGAATTGCTGGGGTGGGTCGGGCTGGGCGCGCAGGCCGATGCCCTACCGCCCACGCTGTCCGGCGGCGAACGCCAGCGCGCGGCGCTGGCGCGCGCGGTGATCCTGTCGCCCGAGGTGGTGCTGGCCGACGAACCCACCGGCAACGTCGATCCCGACATGTCGCAGCGGCTGCTGGGGCTGCTGATCGAACTGAACCGCATGGGCACCGCCGTGCTGATCGCGACCCACGACATGACGCTGATCCGCAACGCCAAGTCGGCTGTGTCGGCCCGCGTGCTGCGAATCGTCGATGGCGGGTTGCACGCCGCGGGGGCGGACCTGTGA
- a CDS encoding zinc-ribbon domain-containing protein produces the protein MRLTCPNCNAQYEVDEKVIPKGGRDVQCSACGHTWYQYPMEVALQMRAAELDDDDEDDDPVAPTRPGDGSGAAGLSADRPRQPPRIDKTVLDVLREEAEREMSERKRGQQGLETQGDLGLTRPTRSKAAPSRIYGEDDPAPPEPEPGLADVPEDTNVEPVRRRNLLPDIEELSSTLEPGRERSDDDADDADGGAETKGFRRGLSTVLLLALALVMLYLLAPLIVAYVPALRGPLSAYVGLIDGLRASVAGLLRGLLGG, from the coding sequence ATGCGACTGACCTGTCCGAACTGCAATGCGCAGTACGAGGTGGATGAGAAGGTCATTCCCAAGGGCGGGCGCGATGTGCAGTGCTCGGCCTGCGGTCATACCTGGTATCAATACCCGATGGAGGTGGCGTTGCAGATGCGCGCCGCCGAACTGGATGACGACGACGAGGACGACGACCCCGTCGCGCCGACCCGGCCCGGCGACGGGTCCGGCGCCGCCGGTCTGTCCGCGGACCGGCCCCGGCAGCCCCCCCGGATCGACAAGACCGTGCTCGACGTGCTGCGCGAAGAGGCCGAGCGCGAGATGAGCGAGCGCAAGCGCGGCCAGCAGGGGCTGGAGACCCAGGGCGACCTGGGCCTGACCCGACCGACCCGGTCCAAGGCCGCGCCCTCGCGCATCTATGGCGAGGACGACCCGGCCCCGCCCGAACCCGAGCCCGGCCTGGCCGATGTGCCCGAGGACACCAATGTCGAGCCCGTTCGCCGCCGCAACCTGCTGCCCGATATCGAAGAGCTCAGCTCGACACTGGAGCCGGGTCGCGAACGGTCCGACGACGACGCGGACGATGCCGACGGCGGGGCCGAGACCAAGGGCTTTCGCCGCGGTCTGTCCACAGTCCTGCTGCTCGCGCTGGCATTGGTGATGCTGTATCTGCTGGCGCCGCTGATCGTCGCCTATGTGCCGGCGCTGCGCGGGCCGCTGTCCGCCTATGTCGGCCTGATCGACGGGCTCAGGGCCTCGGTCGCGGGCCTGTTGCGGGGGCTTCTGGGGGGGTGA